A DNA window from Xanthomonas campestris pv. campestris str. ATCC 33913 contains the following coding sequences:
- a CDS encoding polyhydroxyalkanoic acid system family protein, with product MSSIDIRHDHSRTPAQARAAIEDAARKLTDRYGIASHWEGDTLRIARAGVDGAINLLPQQVQVTAELGFLLSAMQPMVESEIRRLLAEKLA from the coding sequence ATGTCCAGTATCGATATCCGCCACGACCATTCCAGAACGCCGGCGCAGGCCCGTGCGGCGATCGAGGATGCGGCACGCAAGCTGACCGATCGTTACGGCATCGCTTCGCACTGGGAAGGCGACACCTTGCGCATCGCGCGGGCGGGCGTGGATGGGGCGATCAATCTGCTGCCGCAGCAGGTGCAAGTCACCGCTGAGCTGGGCTTTTTGTTGTCGGCCATGCAGCCGATGGTCGAGTCCGAGATCCGCCGCCTGC
- a CDS encoding FHA domain-containing protein, with translation MRDLQVHFTHRQQPDHPLQPGVHRIVRHASGSVRIVDDAQGALLLAQFCLDQRGLWLQVANGIRGIHVNGRPVRRMALLRAGDALYADGVEMLLRSAPSSAPANDIQDDDAGLSEVCLLLRGLGGRHHGRSFTLDRSRLVGSDPAADIVIDDPAFAAQHARLERHGDRVLIRDLGSEEGSWINGVQVRDGWLQAGDQVVFDARHRFVVEVPKIQHDATWHVPESDPQPLPRVSEAPTRAPVKVARWPWLLLSAVLLAAALSALLWFGAR, from the coding sequence GTGCGCGATCTGCAAGTTCATTTCACCCACCGGCAGCAGCCGGATCATCCTCTCCAGCCCGGGGTCCACCGGATCGTACGCCATGCCTCCGGCAGCGTGCGGATCGTCGACGATGCCCAGGGGGCGTTGCTGTTGGCGCAGTTCTGCCTGGATCAGCGCGGTCTCTGGCTGCAGGTGGCCAACGGCATTCGCGGCATCCACGTCAACGGCCGGCCGGTGCGGCGTATGGCGCTGTTGCGTGCCGGCGACGCGTTGTATGCCGATGGCGTGGAGATGCTGTTGCGCAGTGCGCCGTCCAGCGCGCCGGCCAACGACATCCAGGACGACGATGCCGGCCTGAGCGAAGTCTGCCTGCTGTTGCGCGGGTTGGGCGGTCGCCACCATGGGCGCAGTTTCACGCTGGACCGTTCGCGGCTGGTCGGCAGCGACCCGGCGGCGGACATCGTCATCGACGACCCGGCCTTCGCCGCCCAGCATGCCCGCCTGGAACGGCATGGCGACCGGGTGCTGATCCGCGATCTCGGCTCGGAAGAGGGCAGCTGGATCAACGGCGTGCAGGTGCGCGACGGCTGGCTGCAAGCCGGTGATCAGGTTGTATTCGACGCGCGCCACCGTTTCGTGGTGGAAGTGCCCAAGATCCAGCACGACGCCACCTGGCATGTGCCCGAGAGCGACCCGCAACCGTTGCCGCGCGTGAGCGAAGCCCCGACCCGAGCGCCGGTAAAGGTGGCCCGCTGGCCGTGGCTGCTGCTCAGCGCGGTGTTGCTGGCGGCGGCGCTGAGTGCCTTGCTGTGGTTCGGCGCGCGCTGA
- the msrQ gene encoding protein-methionine-sulfoxide reductase heme-binding subunit MsrQ produces the protein MAKKSVSVIAAKTAVHAAVLAPIALLGWQFWQVWQQGSDALGADPVAEIEHRTGLWALRLLLITLAITPLRQLTGQAVLIRFRRMLGLYAFFYASVHLTAYLWLDLRGFWTQIFEEIVKRPYITVGFTAWLLLVPLAITSTQGWMRRLKRNWGRLHMLIYPIGLLAVLHFWWLVKSDIREPALYAGILALLLGWRVWKRLSARRTTARHSAPPPATPR, from the coding sequence ATGGCCAAGAAATCCGTTTCCGTGATCGCTGCCAAGACCGCCGTGCATGCCGCCGTGCTCGCGCCCATTGCACTGCTGGGCTGGCAGTTCTGGCAGGTGTGGCAGCAAGGCAGCGATGCACTGGGCGCCGACCCGGTGGCCGAGATCGAGCATCGCACCGGGCTGTGGGCGCTGCGGCTGCTGCTGATCACCCTGGCCATTACGCCGCTGCGGCAGCTGACCGGCCAGGCGGTGCTGATCCGCTTCCGCCGCATGCTCGGCCTGTATGCGTTTTTCTATGCCAGCGTGCACCTCACCGCTTACCTTTGGCTGGACCTGCGCGGGTTCTGGACACAGATTTTTGAAGAGATCGTCAAACGCCCGTACATCACGGTCGGCTTCACCGCCTGGCTGCTGTTGGTGCCATTGGCGATCACTTCGACCCAGGGCTGGATGCGGCGGCTCAAGCGCAACTGGGGCCGGCTGCACATGCTGATCTATCCGATCGGGTTGCTGGCCGTGCTGCACTTCTGGTGGCTGGTCAAATCCGATATCCGCGAGCCAGCGCTGTATGCCGGCATCCTGGCGCTGCTGCTGGGGTGGCGCGTGTGGAAACGGCTCAGCGCGCGCCGAACCACAGCAAGGCACTCAGCGCCGCCGCCAGCAACACCGCGCTGA
- the msrP gene encoding protein-methionine-sulfoxide reductase catalytic subunit MsrP: MSLRDALKTPSSEITDEAVYRDRRRLLQLFALTPALSVAGCAEADPPPPPKTVVTPAQARSGFRTAEELTRLEDVTSYNNFYEFGTDKTDPSKAAKTLKLSPWSVKVSGECEKPGSLSLDELLKGISAEERIYRLRCVEGWSMVIPWTGVPLGEVLKRFAPTSRAKYVAFTTLADPQQMPGVRYRSINWPYREGLRIDEAMHPLTLLATGLYGKPLPQQNGAPLRLVVPWKYGFKSIKSIVEIRFVEKMPETAWHDLQPSEYGFFSNVNPAVDHPRWSQKTERRIAGTASKLFAERIATKPFNGYADQVASLYAGMDLKKWF, from the coding sequence ATGTCACTTCGCGATGCCTTGAAGACGCCGTCCAGCGAGATCACCGATGAGGCCGTTTATCGCGACCGGCGGCGCTTGCTGCAGTTGTTTGCGCTGACGCCTGCGTTGAGCGTGGCCGGGTGCGCCGAGGCCGATCCGCCGCCTCCGCCGAAGACCGTGGTGACGCCTGCGCAAGCGCGCAGCGGCTTCCGCACCGCCGAGGAACTCACCCGGCTGGAAGATGTCACCAGCTACAACAATTTCTACGAGTTCGGCACCGATAAGACCGACCCGTCCAAGGCGGCCAAGACACTCAAGCTGTCGCCGTGGTCGGTGAAGGTCAGTGGCGAGTGCGAAAAACCCGGCAGCCTGTCGCTGGACGAGTTGCTCAAGGGCATCAGTGCCGAAGAACGCATCTACCGGCTGCGCTGCGTTGAAGGCTGGTCGATGGTGATCCCGTGGACGGGCGTGCCGCTCGGCGAAGTGCTCAAGCGCTTTGCCCCCACCTCCAGGGCCAAGTACGTGGCCTTTACCACGCTGGCCGACCCGCAACAGATGCCCGGCGTACGCTACCGCTCGATCAACTGGCCGTACCGCGAAGGCCTGCGCATTGACGAGGCCATGCATCCGCTGACGCTGCTCGCCACCGGGCTCTACGGCAAGCCGCTGCCGCAGCAGAACGGTGCGCCGCTACGGCTGGTGGTGCCGTGGAAGTACGGCTTCAAGAGCATCAAGTCGATCGTGGAGATCCGCTTTGTCGAGAAGATGCCCGAAACCGCCTGGCACGACCTGCAGCCGTCCGAGTACGGATTCTTTTCCAACGTCAATCCAGCCGTGGATCATCCGCGCTGGAGCCAGAAGACCGAGCGCCGCATTGCCGGCACCGCCAGCAAGCTGTTTGCCGAACGAATTGCGACCAAGCCCTTCAACGGCTACGCCGACCAGGTCGCCTCGCTGTACGCGGGGATGGATCTGAAGAAGTGGTTCTAG
- the serC gene encoding phosphoserine transaminase, with amino-acid sequence MTRAFNFSAGPATLPESVLRQAQEEMVEWNGVGASIVEISHRSADFMAVAAAAEADLRTLLSIPDDYAVLFTSGGATTIQALLPLNFAAPGQAVDYVVSGHWGKTAIKQATPYVDVRVAADGQPGGYVDIPPVASWTLSPHAAYVHITANETIHGVEFRDTPDVGTLPLFADFSSSIASEPLDIRRYGLIYAGAQKNLGPVGISVVIVRRELLERAGQPRADIFNYASHVARDSMLNTPPTWNWYLLGLTVKWMLEQGGVAAFAQRNAEKAALVYGAIDGSGGFYRNQVMPTVRSRMNIPFFLGDEQLDALFVSESKAAGLLALKGHKAVGGIRASLYNAMPVAGAQALVAFMHDFQQRHG; translated from the coding sequence ATGACACGCGCGTTCAATTTCAGTGCCGGCCCTGCGACATTGCCGGAATCGGTCCTGCGGCAAGCGCAGGAAGAGATGGTCGAGTGGAACGGCGTGGGTGCCTCGATCGTGGAGATCAGCCACCGCAGCGCCGACTTCATGGCGGTGGCTGCCGCCGCCGAGGCAGACTTGCGCACGCTGTTGTCGATTCCCGACGACTACGCGGTGCTGTTCACCTCCGGTGGCGCGACCACCATCCAGGCGCTGTTGCCGCTGAATTTCGCCGCGCCTGGCCAAGCAGTCGATTACGTGGTCAGTGGCCATTGGGGCAAGACCGCGATCAAGCAGGCCACGCCGTATGTGGATGTGCGCGTGGCCGCCGATGGCCAGCCCGGCGGTTATGTCGACATTCCGCCGGTCGCGAGCTGGACGCTGTCGCCGCACGCCGCGTACGTGCACATCACTGCCAACGAAACCATTCACGGGGTCGAGTTCCGCGACACGCCGGACGTGGGCACCTTGCCGCTGTTTGCCGACTTCAGTTCGTCGATCGCCTCCGAGCCGCTGGACATCAGGCGCTATGGCCTGATCTATGCCGGCGCGCAGAAGAATCTGGGCCCGGTGGGTATTTCGGTGGTGATCGTGCGCCGCGAATTGCTCGAGCGTGCCGGCCAACCGCGTGCAGACATCTTCAATTACGCCTCGCACGTGGCGCGCGATTCTATGCTCAACACGCCGCCTACCTGGAACTGGTATCTGCTCGGGCTCACCGTCAAATGGATGCTCGAGCAGGGTGGGGTGGCCGCATTCGCGCAGCGCAATGCCGAAAAGGCCGCGTTGGTGTACGGCGCAATCGATGGCTCCGGTGGCTTCTATCGCAACCAGGTGATGCCGACGGTGCGTTCGCGCATGAATATCCCGTTTTTCCTGGGCGATGAGCAGCTCGATGCGTTGTTCGTCAGCGAATCCAAGGCGGCCGGCTTGCTCGCGCTGAAGGGGCACAAGGCCGTGGGCGGGATCCGCGCTTCGCTGTACAACGCCATGCCGGTGGCCGGTGCGCAGGCACTGGTGGCCTTCATGCACGATTTCCAGCAGCGCCACGGCTGA